From the Plectropomus leopardus isolate mb chromosome 18, YSFRI_Pleo_2.0, whole genome shotgun sequence genome, one window contains:
- the pals2b gene encoding LOW QUALITY PROTEIN: MAGUK p55 subfamily member 6b (The sequence of the model RefSeq protein was modified relative to this genomic sequence to represent the inferred CDS: inserted 1 base in 1 codon) — MVTAMEDACPNGVREEKEEVTPPGQPGVEGPPAVQSTQEADASGAMQQVLDNLVELPTSTGAKDIDLLFLRGIMESPIAHEQLEEVKLEAVQDNNVELVTDILGDINNLKVKDDSAAELSRILQEPHFQSLLEAHDMVASKCYEVPPPTETANDAAVNSALMQADAVRMIGIRKKAGEPLGVTFRVEKDDLVIARILHGGMIDRQGLLHVGDIIKEVNGKDVGNNPTELQEMLKDCSGGITLKILPSYRDAPAPPQVYVRPYFDYNPANDNLIPCREAGMAFSKGDILQIVNREDPNWWQACHVVGGATGLIPSQFLEEKRKAFVPRDFDGSGILCGTIAGKKKKKMMYLTAKNAEFDRHELQIYEEVAKVPAFQRKTLVLIGAQGVGRRSLKNRLMVLQPTRFGTTIPYTSRRPRDDELDGNSYHFTTRTEMEVDVKAGRFLEHGEYDGNLYGTKIESIHEVVGTGRTCILDVNPQALKVLKTAEFMPYVVFIAAPDFDTLKAMHKAVVDAGITTKQLTDVDLRKTVDESARIQRAYSHYFDLTIVNDNLDKAFETLQAAVDKLCSEPXWVPVNWVY; from the exons CCATGCAGCAGGTGTTAGATAATCTGGTTGAGCTGCCCACCTCCACGGGCGCCAAAGACATCGACCTGCTCTTCCTGCGCGGCATCATGGAAAGTCCAATT gCCCATGAACAGCTGGAGGAAGTGAAGCTGGAGGCGGTGCAGGACAACAATGTGGAGCTGGTGACGGACATCCTGGGAGACATCAACAATCTCAAGGTGAAAGACGACAGCGCGGCCGAATTATCCAGGATCCTCCAGGAGCCGCACTTCCAG tctCTTTTGGAGGCACATGACATGGTGGCCTCTAAGTGCTATGAAGTCCCGCCCCCGACTGAGACTGCCAATGATGCGGCAGTGAACAGCGCTCTGATGCAGGCCGATGCTGTGCGCATGATTGGCATCCGAAAGAAGGCCGGAGAGCCACTG gGCGTGACATTTCGTGTGGAGAAAGATGACCTTGTCATCGCCAGAATCCTTCACGGCGGCATGATCGACAGGCAGGGTCTGCTCCACGTGGGCGACATCATAAAGGAAGTGAACGGGAAGGACGTCGGCAACAATCccacagagctgcaggagatgCTCAAAGACTGCAGCGGCGGAATCACACTGAAAATACTCCCAAGCTACCGAGATGCTCCTGCACCtccacag GTGTATGTACGGCCATACTTTGATTACAACCCTGCAAATGACAACCTGATCCCATGCCGAGAGGCGGGGATGGCCTTTTCGAAAGGCGACATCCTGCAGATTGTCAACAGAGAGGATCCCAACTGGTGGCAG GCGTGCCATGTGGTTGGCGGGGCAACGGGACTGATACCCAGTCAGTTCTTGGAAGAGAAGAGGAAAGCTTTTGTCCCTCGAGATTTTGATGGATCAG GGATCCTTTGTGGAACCATAgctggaaaaaagaagaagaagatgatgtACCTGACAGCCAAAAATGCAG AGTTTGACAGACATGAGCTGCAGATCTACGAGGAAGTGGCGAAGGTCCCAGCATTCCAGAGAAAGACACTGGTTCTGATTGGTGCTCAGGGCGTGGGGCGACGCAGCCTGAAGAACAGACTGATGGTCCTCCAACCCACACGTTTTGGCACCACTATACCAT ACACTTCACGGCGGCCCCGTGATGATGAGCTGGACGGTAACTCCTACCACTTCACCACAAGGACAGAGATGGAGGTGGACGTGAAGGCCGGACGGTTCCTGGAGCACGGCGAATATGACGGAAACCTGTACGGCACCAAGATTGAGTCCATCCACGAGGTGGTGGGCACAGGACGCACCTGCATCCTGGATGTCAACCCACAG GCTCTGAAGGTCCTGAAAACAGCAGAGTTCATGCCTTACGTGGTGTTCATCGCAGCGCCAGATTTTGATACTCTCAAGGCCATGCACAAAGCTGTGGTGGACGCAGGCATCACCACTAAGCAACTCACG GATGTGGACCTGAGAAAGACGGTGGATGAGAGCGCCCGGATCCAGAGGGCTTACAGCCACTACTTTGACCTGACCATCGTCAACGACAACCTGGACAAGGCCTTCGAGACGTTACAGGCCGCCGTGGACAAACTGTGCAGTGAAC CGTGGGTCCCGGTGAACTGGGTGTACTGA